GGCCAGCAAATACATCACGTAAGGTGCAATGAACGTGAGCAGCGTATTGATGCTGGGCGTGGTGGGCAGGTAGCGGTGAATCAGGTAGAAACCATAGGCCACCACTAGACCTATGGCCAGGCCCAGGGTGCTGACCAACACGAAGGTGGTGGCGGCATCATGCAATACAAACGTGCCCGATACCACGGCAGCCAAGGCAAACCGAAACACAATAAGGCTGCTGGCGTCGTTGATGAGGCTTTCTCCTTCCAGAATACTGGTTACGCGGCGTGGCACCTTCACGCCCTTCAGCACAGACGTAGCGGCTACGGCATCGGGCGGCGAGATAATGCCGCCGAGCAGGAACCCCAGCGGTAGCGTGAAGCCCGGAATCATGGCCCGCGAGACGTAGGCCACTATGGTGGAAGTGAAAAATACTAGGCCGAAGGCAAGCAGGGTAATAGGGCGTTTCCAGCGCCAGAAATCCTGCCAGGAGGTTTCCCACGCCGCTTGGTACAGCAGGGGTGGCAGGAAAATCAGGAAAATCAGGTCGGGGTCGATGACGATGAGTGGCAACCCAGGCACGAAGCTCAATGCCAGCCCGGCTAGTACCAAGAAAATAGGGTAGGAGATACGCAGCTTCTGTCCCAGCATCACGAGCAGTAGCATGGCAAACAGGAGGCCTAGAACCAGCAGAATGTTTTCGTGCAGGGCGTTGTCAATCATCAGCAGCAAAAGCAATAGAATAGAGTCCGGACCGGAAGGTAGAGGCTACCTGCCGAAAACGCTACAGTTCTAGGCCACTTGCCTGTGGCTTCCTTCCCCGGCGCCCAGCAAAACGCCACCGGAATTTCTTCCGGTGGCGTTGTACTTAATGGACCAGCATAGGCTCGCGCCGCCCTACGACTCAAAAGTCATCGGGCAACACTTCGGCCTGAAAGCCAGCTTCCTGCAGCAATTGGATAAGGCTGCCGGGTTGAATACGCTCTTCGGGAGACTCAACTCGCAGAATCTGGTCACAATCTTCCAGATCGAAGTTGGCCCGGTAGCCCTGAAAATTCTGATGAATCTGGGCCACGAGGCGCCGGGCATGACGCCGGGCCTTCACGTTGGTTCTGAAAACTTCTACCATAACTGCAAACGGGCTTAAGCAGATGAGGCGCTTCAAAAGAAAGCGGGTTTACCATTCAGATACTGGCCTAGAAGGTACCAGTAGCATACGCTAGGCCAGTGTGGGCACCTGCGCCGAGAAACGGGCTGCTTGTGCTTGGCGCTGGTTGAGCCAGTAAGAAGCGGCAATCAGGGCGAAACCGATGGTGATGGGCAGCCAGGTACTAACCGGGTCGCCTATGGCATAGCTTGAATACATGGCTCCGCTCAAATCAAACACAAAGCCGGCGTAGGCCCATTCGCGAAGCTTCGGGAAGCTGGGCACCAGTATGGCAGCTACGCCCAGGAGCTTGGCCACGCCCAGGAAAGGCAGCAGGTAAGCGGGGTAGCCCAGGTGCTGGAAACCAGCTACTGCCTCCGGCACGCTCAACAGGTTCGACACGCCCGACATCGTCATCAGGGCCGCTAGCAGTCCGGTAAAAACCAGTACAGGATCTTTGTCTTTCTCATGATGGATGAGGCCGTGCCTCCGTTTAAGTGTGTGAATAAAAAAGGGTTACTGCTGCTCCGGCTTGTCGTAGTTGAGCAGCCAATCGATGCCGAACCGGTCTGTGAACATGCCGAAGGTGGCACCCCAAAACGTGTCTTCCAGCGGCATTGTGATGGTGCCGCCCGCGGAGAGCTGGCTGAACAAGCGCTGAATCTGCTCGGGGCTGGTGCAGTTCACAGACAGCGAAACCATGTTGCCCTTCGTGATTTTCTGCATCCCGGAGTCGGAGGCCATCAGCGTAAACTCCTCGCTTTTCAGGGTAGCATGCATCACGCCCTGTTGCGCCTCAGGAGGCATCAGCTCGCCGGCAGGGGAGTCGGCGAAAGATTGAATCATCAGCTCGCCGCCCAGGCACTGCTGATAGAAAGTAATGGCGTCGCGGCAGGTACCATCGAAAGCGAGGTAGGGAATAATCTGAAAGGCACTCATGGGGAGAGGGTGAAAAGTGAAAGGTGAAATATGCCGCAATACTACTGCTAATAAATATAGTAATAT
The Hymenobacter gelipurpurascens DNA segment above includes these coding regions:
- a CDS encoding DoxX family protein, yielding MTMSGVSNLLSVPEAVAGFQHLGYPAYLLPFLGVAKLLGVAAILVPSFPKLREWAYAGFVFDLSGAMYSSYAIGDPVSTWLPITIGFALIAASYWLNQRQAQAARFSAQVPTLA
- a CDS encoding VOC family protein; translated protein: MSAFQIIPYLAFDGTCRDAITFYQQCLGGELMIQSFADSPAGELMPPEAQQGVMHATLKSEEFTLMASDSGMQKITKGNMVSLSVNCTSPEQIQRLFSQLSAGGTITMPLEDTFWGATFGMFTDRFGIDWLLNYDKPEQQ